GATGGAGGGTAGAGGtccagatagagaaaggaaggtTATGAGATCATAGAAGGAAAATAACATTTTGATGTGAGCATATTTACAGGATGGAAGACTAAGGAGATTGATGGAGGATGGAAGGTTATGGGATCACAGATGGAACATGGAATAATCAGGGGAGCATATACAGAAGATGGTTTATTCTCAGTTAGAGGAAGAGGGAATATTGGGGGGAAACACAGCTATTCACTGGCTAGATGGTAGATTATTGGTATTATAGATGAAAAAATATTGAGGGAAGCCTATGTAGAGGATGGAAgacttgggaaggggggggggggtgtatgaatAAAGGATAGTAGATTGTGGAGATCATAGATAGTTTGATGGGAGCATACATAGACGATGGGAGACTGAAGAGATTGATGGAGAATATAGATTATGGGTATCATAATTGGAAAAGAGAGGGTTCAGGGaagcatatataatatatatgtatagggAAAGAGTCAGATTGTGGGATTATAGATGGAAAACAAGGGTTTAAGGGGGGCGTTTATAGTGGATGGAAGACGTATGAAGGATGGCAGGCTGTGGGGGTCACATATGGAAGAAAATTGGTACATATATAGAGCAAAGGAGACTAATAGATAATGGTAGATGGTGGGGATCATAGATGAAAGAGAGCATTTTGAGGGGGGCATTTGTAGAGGATGGGAGACTGATGCAGGATGGTAGATTGTGGGCATCATAAAGGGAAGAGAAAGGATTGATGGGAGCATAAATAGAATATGCAAGACTAATTGAGGATGGTGAATTGTGGGGCTCATAAATGGAAAATAAGGGATTAAAAGGGAGCATATTCAGAGAATGGAAGACAGATGACGGATGGTAGATTATGGGGATCATTGATGAAAGCGAGAGTATTGAATGGTGCATATACTGAGAATGGGAGACTGATTGAGGATGAGGATGGTAGATTATGGGGATCATATATTGAGAATTAGAGACTATGGTAGATTGTGGGGATCATAGCAGGGGAGATCATTAAAGGGAGCATATATTGAGAATTAGAGACTATGGTAGATTGTGGGGATCATAGAAGGAGGAGAGATCATTAAAGGGAGCATATATTGAGAATTAGAGACTATGGTAGATTGTGGGGATCATAGAAGGAGGAGAGAGCATTAAAGGGAGCATATATTGAGAATTAGAGACTATGGTAGATTGTGGGGATCATAGAAGGAGAGATCATTAAAGGGAGCATATATTGAGAATTAGGGACTATGGTAGATTGTGGGGATCATAGAAGGAGGAGAGAGCATTAAATGGAGCATATATTGAGAATTAGAGACTATGGTAGATTGTGGGGATCATAGAAGGAGGAGAGAGCATTAAAGGGAGCATATATTGAGAATTAGAGACTATGGTAGATTGTGGGGATCATAGAAGGAGAGATCATTAAAGGGAGCATATATTGAGAATTAGGGACTATGGTAGATTGTGGGGATCATAGAAGGAGGAGAGAGCATTAAATGGAGCATATATTGAGAATTAGAGACTATGGTAGATTGTGGGGATCATAGAAGGAGGAGAGAGCATTAAAGGGAGCATATATTGAGAATTAGAGACTATGGTAGATTGTGGGGATCATAGAAGGAGAGATCATTAAAGGGAGCATATATTGAGAATTAGGGACTATGGTAGATTGTGGGGATCATAGAAGGAGGAGAGAGCATTAAATGGAGCATATATTGAGAATTAGAGACTATGGTAGATTGTGGGGATCATAGAAGGAGGAGAGATCATTAAAGGAAGCATGTAAATAATGAGAATGGGTGACTGGTTGAGGGTAGAAGATTATGGGGATCGTGGTTGGCAGAGAGAGAATATTGAATGGTGCATAGATAGCGGATGGAAGACTGATGGAGATTGGCAGATGTGACATTATAGATAGAAGAGAGGACCATCCATGAAGGATGGATATCTAGAAGAAACCATGAGAGATCCCAGATTTTGGGGAACACAGATCCTGGATGATAGGGGATCCTTGATGAACAATGGAATACTGATCAGGGGGGTTGAAGAAGGTTGAGATAGACCACCCCAGGGAAGTGAGAGATGAAAGGCTGGGATGAAGGCAAGTGTTGGGATGTAGATACAGGGTTACATCTAGTGGAGTAGATGTATGGGACTGATAGAACCCCGAAAGCCTCATCTGCTTACCTCTCTTTGCTCTTCCGATCTGTCCCAGTTTTGGGGGTCTTTTCTGCTGGTTGCCCCCATAAAAGGTGCTGGTGTCCTGAAGACGGCAGCTGAAGGAGATCTGCCCCACCTCGGTGTCTGAGCCATAGTGCCCCATCTTATCCTCACTGTAGGGGAGAATCTCAGACATGGTGACAGTACCAGCTCCAAGTCTCGCAGCACGGAGATGTGGATGTAGGTCTCTGCTGGGGGATCCTGATGTAGACGGCTGCCTGGGATCCTGGAGAAGATGATAGAGATGGAAAATGGAGAGACAGGTCTGGCTTCGATGCGATCGGCGTTATCTGCGCTTCCCCAGCTCCTTCTGTAGACGTCTGAGGAGTCTCTAAGAGATTCTACATCATAAAGGGAAGCAATGTCCAGGTGACGTCATGGGAGGGGGGTGTGTGACATCAGGAAGCGAGTGCGGAATAACAATGACACTGCAGCAAACAAGGAATCAACTTCACAGAAACAAACCCCAGAGAAGAGGACCGGGCGGGCGGAATCCTGGGGAGGAGTATATCCTAGGCTGGGGTCCGGGGACTTCCTACCTCGCTGGGCTCTGATGGACGGGCACCGAGCCCATTTGCATACATCGTCATAGAACACATGATCCGGACCTCTTATTTACATcgttcttttttatttcatttccaTTTTATTACCTGGATGCGGGTCACCTCTATGTGCTGACAATGACATGTCTAGTGCAGTGTATGGCACACTGCAGGCCAACACAgcattcattattattatactaTATGATCACAGGAACCCTTATCAGTTATTACCCAATCAGGAATCGTCTTTCCCTGTTTGTCTGCTTTAAAAAGAATTAAAGGTGACACTTGATTGGACGCAAGCCCTGCGCTGTCTCTAGAAATCCCTAGGGCAGCCTTTCTCCACCTTTTAACCCCAGAGAAGCCCTTGAAACATTTTTCAGGTATAGGGAAACCCCTGTTAAAACGAGCGTTGCGCCAAtactgagtacttgtactcatgtAAATGATCCGATACTAAAATCGATACCTTCAGTTCAGGTGCGATTTCCATGGTCGTACACTTTGACAATTCGCACCTGAATCTCACGTGGACCGCTAAAccaaggggttatttacgaaacgcgaatccactttgcattacaagtgcaaactacaagtgcacttgaaattgcactggaagtgcagtcgctgtagatccaatggggacatgcaaggaaaataaaaaacagcattttagcttgcacatgattggataataaaatcagcagagcttcccctcatttcagatctacccctcggatttacagcgactgcacttccaagtgcactttcagtgcaatttcaagtgcactttgcacttgtagtgcaaagtggatttgtctttcgtaaataaccccctatattaccaaaagtattgggacacctgcctttacacgcacttgaacttcaatggcatcccagtcttagtctgtagggttcaatattgagttggcccaccctttgcagctttaaaagcttcaactcttctggaaaggctgtcaataaggtttaggagtgtgtctatgggaatgtttgacaccATTTTTTCAgacgcacatttgtgaggtcaggcattgatgtggaacagaagacctggctcacagtctccgctctaattcatcccaaaggtggtctattggattgaggtcaggactctatgcaggccagtgaagttcctccaccctaaacccactcaatgtctttatggaccttgattcctgcactagtccaaatcatttggtggagggtggattatggtgtgaggttgtttttcaggggttgagttCCAgcaaagggaactcttaaggagtcagcataccaagacattttggacaatttcatgctctcaactttgtgggaacagtttggggaggggccccttcctgttccaacatgactgcacaccaatgCACAAACAATGTccctaaagacatggatgagggaatttgggatggaggaaattgactggcctgcacagagtcctgacctcaacccgatagagcacttttgggatgaatcagagcggagactacaagccaggccttctcgtccacatcaatgcctgacctcagaaatgtgtttctggaagaatggtcaaacattcccatagacacactcctaaaccttgtggacagccttcgcagaagagttgaagatggtatagctgcaaagggtgggccaactcaatagcgaaccctacggactaagactgggatgccattaaagttaaggtgcatgtaaagacaggtgtcccgatacttttggtaatatagtgtatgtgaacACAGTCTTACAGTTCTTCATAATTATAAAGAAACGGTAATCATTTTTCATTTGTCTAGGAAAACCTGTCACATGACACTAAAATAGGTATCAGTAATTGGTATCTGCGAGTACTTGAGAAATAGTGATGGTACTCGCACTCAGTCTTAAAAAACTGGTATCAGTGTATCTCTAGCTGAAACAAACTCATTGTTGGTCAGTGGGTAAAATGCTATAGGTACACACAGGCCGAGAATCGTCTGAAATCGGTTAGTTTGGCAGTTACTGGCCAAATGTCAGCCCATATGTACAGCCCTCAGGGTTgaatgcagggctcaagtcctgcgggaaagcgtgggaacggagttcctgcacttttttcacagtgggaacgcagttccctttgcaggactagagcagccgagagcagccgagccgcccgagccaatccttcactaagcggcgatgcccagctcgggtcactgtcaggggaaggcgaaccttagtaatcctttatgttactggctgcttcctgtatatggattcatcgggtagtgtgcgggtattcggtcacttcctcgatgccgcaatgtctcctgggagcttttgtcattgttcccagaagacattgcggaggtctgccacgagttatcgcaggatttagaaagaactgaaactggagagtgcaaaatctggtgcagctctgcatagaaaccaatcagcttgcagGTTTTATTATCAGAGCGTAATTTAACAATTGGAAGTTAGAAGTTGATGAACCTCGTAGTTGatatggttgaaaaaagacacaagtccacccaGTTTAACCCACACAAAACAAACCAAATAGAAAACATCCATATACACAATCATTTACCCacagttgataaaaaaaaaaaggcaaaaacaaacaaacaaacaagaaagtatgatacaatttgcagtagcggctggtgctcaatattttgtgGGCAGGGTGGAAAACCAATGCCACCCCTGCCCCTCAGTGGGAGACGGACCGGAAGACGGCAATCCCCCCCACCAGAGGCTTCCTTACTTTAGGGGGTAGATGAGGAGTATCCAGGGTAGCTCTGCTGCTCCTCGCTCCGGGGACATTGCGTCTCCTCCTGGCCGAACTGGAattgggtcctgagacccgattggctgggaggagaatcaggaagacaatagcgaaaataatttgctattgtgaCACAACTAAGTGAGCTCAGggagcagtgctctgtgccccgagcccacccttttttttaaatccaattagagtctcaggctctaatcacgtgcttaagaaaaataaaacattgaaattcatgcgtccagcaccctgcatgtagattaggggccaggctcatggattaggggggcaacACCCCTGCATCCcgtatgggcgggccgccactggagtctattccacaatttcacagctcttactgtgaagaatcttttttgtatttagagatttagggccagattcacagaagaagtacgccggcatatctactgatacaccagcgtactttcaaatttgctgcgtcgtatctgtagtttgaatcctcaaaccaagatacgacggcttctggcttcgatccgacaggcgtacggctctgtacaccttcggatcgtaggtgcaatactttggcgcccgctgggtggagtttgcgtcgttttccgcgttgggtatgctaattagctttttccggcgatccacgaaggtacacgcggccgtcgcattctcttacgttgtcgctaatcggcttttcctggcgtatagttacagctgctatttcgtggtgtatagatagacctgccatgttaaagtatggctgtcgttcccgcgtcaaatttttttttttttgtgtaagtcgtccgtgaataggaaaggacgtaactcacgtctacgttcaaaaaatgacgtcggtgcgacgtcatttcgcgcaaagcgcggcgggaaattttgaaacggagcatgcacatttcaatcggcgcgggggcgtacttcatttaaatgaatcacgccccctatccgcccaatttgaaatacgcaccgagaaatacactacaccgccgtaacttacggcgcgaaatcttcctggattcaaaatttcgccaggtaagatacggcggcgtagtgtatctctaatACGCTGTGCCAGggcaaatgtctctgaatctggcccttaatgtcttttcctccagacgtaaagaatgctcccttgtcctctgtgatgagattaaagtataactaaaggcagaacttttatttttttttgatgtgtAGAGGGAATAGAATACCTGCcccagtttgtattgctgtctgtacccccattaaggagattctcCATCTCCATTGGTCCTGTTTACCAATATCATtgaaattgaaagtaaaagaaattgcccaaattttggattgtccccagaaaagtaatagaggtggaaatcttccaatgggtagACTAGTTCTGGTTACCTGGGGGTCCTCAAGAAATGTCCTTGCTTTAAAGtgatttcttttcacttcctatttggctatggggcaggaagtgaaggaaaatctctgcaatgggacacagatggcaaaaaactaaaataaaaatgacagggGTTTATAGCCCTCCCTTGttctatacaaaatgaaaaaaaaagttttgctatagttctactttaatgaataactcaacaccaagttcactatatggaccccttatatatttgaacatgttgatcatatccccccccttattctcctctttttaagagtgaataaattcagttcctctaatctttcctcataactgagcccctccatgcctcttattagtttggttgctcttctctgcactttctccagttccctgatatcctttttgagaactggtgcccaaaactgaactgcatattccagatgaggtcttactaatgatttgttcaGGGGAAAAATTATGTCTTTCACATTGGGAGCAACTTCAGATGTGACTTGAGTTGCACAGAATCgcatgacaatggaaatcacaaggggccagattcacagatgaaatacgccggcgtatctactgatacgccggcgtattttcaaatttcctgcatcgtatctttagtttgaatcctcaaaccaagatacgacggcatttgggtaagatccgacaggcgtacggctttgtacgccttcggatcttaggatgcaatacttcggcgcccgctgggtggagttttgcgtcgttttccgcatcgggtatgctaattagctgtttacggcgatccacgaaggttacgcgcggtcgtcgcattctcttacgtcgtcgctagtcagcttttcccAGGGTAAAGTAacggatgctatttcaatggcttatatttagaccagccatgttaaagtatggccgtcgttcccgcgtcgaatcttgcatattttttttttgcgtaagtcgtccgggaataggaaaggacgtaacgcactgACTCTGCCAAGTGTTGTTGACCTCAGAACTATGCAGACACtgcaatcagccacagctcaaggaacccctagaaaccctCAGAGGAACCCACAGATTGAGAATGGCTGCCTTAGGACATGTAACACTTCAAAAAGCAGATAAATCAACACTTTCAGTGAAATCTAGAACAAGGGAATCTGCAGGAAAAGTGGAGCTGATGCTTTCAGCAACTAAACTAGTTTTATAGCAGTCTCTAGAAAGATGAAACAAAGTTGCACTTTTgattcacattcatacagtacTGATTACAAGCCTGGGCTTTGTAGCATTCTGCTATGGAGTCAGAGATTTAAGTACAGtaggtgttaaccacttaagctccggaaaATTtgaccccctttatgaccaggccatttcttgctgttcggcactgcgttattttaactggcgattgtgcggtcatgcaacactgtacccaaactaaatttatataattttttcatacaaatagtgctttcttttggtggcatttgatcaccactgtgttttttattttttattatataaacaaacgaacaaaaaatgaaataaataacaatattttttactttatgttataaaacatttccaaaaaaaaagaaagaatcatTTTCCTTTTAAACtttggccaaaatatattctgctacacgtttttgataaaaaaaaaatcaatatgtgcatattgattggtttgcatgaaaattaagcgtttacaaactatggtatatgtagcgcccccttacttccagtatgggcactacgctaaagttagtggggaatgggagagttatttttttgctcccgttcacaatttgtcaaatttgggctgctgtcattccagaaatgtcctgtaggtcagcctgcgctccGGGGGTGTTGTTTCcccccctgggcgacaggtggcgctagaggggttctggaaaagcaactttccccagcagccaattagaggagttttccctcgcggagcatgctggggaggggtatatctgtggcagacgccatctttattggttcttcccgcgggttccaggtgcggcatccacctttagggtgtgtgcatCCAACGGActccggcgatggccttccaggccgggtcAAATGCTATGCGGAGCTCTATGTtgctgagaggatcccaggctggatgccgttcgattggagggtcggcttgaggagaacccgaaggcaggttgtccaacagggcttgaaaaaaacaatcggggatctggtgaccggaatgctgacaggtacactattgctgtcatccggtgacctatgctaaaacctactgggaggattcgctcaattcgtccatttagctcattcaagtaataggcctgtggcagaggccctagagccaggcctgtggcagaggcctgtcccTCCCAGCAATCAAAAGTGACACTTCAGCTGCCAgacttgtggcaggagtctgtccgggggctcttcacccactctggctagagtggcgacgaactgcaatttgatactactgagagcaggattgctcagttcatatccaggcctgatactgcacagttctccctttttcttcatcaaccttttccttcctatttgatgttggccgtgttggcctggaaataaagcactgGAAAacttttattcactgtctggacattcgctcaatactctgttctccaactgcacccctagacaacactaaggtaacttaatacgccgatcccaacaacaaatcagcggctcctgaggggatagcgctacacgtgggggctcgtccgggatttcggCTGTTACTATTGACAACGGagattgtgagtagccatttattAAGGAGCGAAGAGTGTTCAGTATCGTGTGTTTGAACTGTCCGGCTGCGAGGGAGTTAACCTTGCATcgctaagcttgggcgtacgtgcagcCTAGCACGCCCCATACAACGTGTCCggacaagttcttcaagtgggaggagccaccctcccctgcgtgagacgtgggTACAGTTTCGCGCCAAACAAGGAGAAGAAACGCCCATCTTGGCGCCAAATCGGCAGAACCACCATCTTCTTTGAGAAGGACGGATCGCTAATGAGGATGTCCGGAACCTCGAAGGACTCTGCTGTTCCTGCTGCCCTGAGGCGCCCCATGACCACACCAGGGGTGTCCTCTGTGTCTATTTCCACTGGAATGCCTGTGACGGACACGGGCATTCGGCTGTCCACGAGAGGGAAGTTTGCACTACTGTCCTCCGGAGGGACCGAAATGTTGGGCCTGGTCTGCCCTCAGTGCCAGGAGCTGGTTGTTCACCTCTTGCCCTTTGCCCGATGCCAAGGGTGTCGGGCATATTTATTTGATGTTGCACCGTCCGCCAGTCTCCCAAGGGACTACCACGTGGACCGATTCTCGGGGGTGGTCACCGCAGAAGTGGAGGCCCCATGGCCGGAAAATCTTTCCCCCTAAGGGGATCGTGGAGTCGGAGACCCCGAGTGATGGCGATGCCACCGTCCCCGTCCACTAGGACTCTGTTGCCGGCTACCTCGTTCTCTCACTctcgaaaggtaagcccgtcggATGGGATGGAGGATGCAAATGACTATGTGGCCCGCGTGGCATGCGTGCAGGCCGAGACCACCCGCGAGGCCATCTCAGTTGGTGTGACCTCCATCCAATGTGTTGCTGCCAGGGAGGGACCTCCCCGACCACCCGGCTGTGGTGAATGGAAGTTGCCCTACCGACCTGATCTGGCCCCTGTCCTGCCTGAGGGCCGAAATTGCCTCCCCGCCGGAGCGGAGGAATCCTCAGACTTTGAGTTCTGGTCGGGCGATTCTACGATGGATGGTGATGATCTTCCCGACCATCTCTTCGAGCCTCGGTTCCCCGAACAGCAAGGCTTTGGGGGATTCAGGGCctcaaggaagaagaagaagaagaagcgcccTACCCGGGGTGCACTCTGCGAGTCTGGCATAATATGCCCACCTTGAGGAGCTGGTGAGTCTGTTGCTGTGTTTTACTTACTGCTCCTCCAACCTGTGATGTGCCCGTCCTATGCGGGCGCCCGATGTTT
The sequence above is drawn from the Rana temporaria chromosome 4, aRanTem1.1, whole genome shotgun sequence genome and encodes:
- the CAMK2N2 gene encoding calcium/calmodulin-dependent protein kinase II inhibitor 2 produces the protein MSEILPYSEDKMGHYGSDTEVGQISFSCRLQDTSTFYGGNQQKRPPKLGQIGRAKRVVIEDDRIDEVLKGVSDKSPSGV